The Streptomyces sp. NBC_00597 DNA segment TCGCCCGCCTTGTTGACGACCGTCCAGACGCCGGCCTCATCGCCGCTCCCCTCTTTGAGGGTGCACGGGGGCGACATCCAGTTGAGCGGTTTGTACGCCCGGTCGTCCGCGTGGATCGAGACACTGCCGTCGGCCTTCACGAGGATCAGACGGGGTGCCGAGGGCAGATGGGCGGTGAGCCGGCCCGCGTAGTCGACGGAGCAGCGGGCAATGACGAGACGCATGGTCGGCAACGCTACTCGACGAGAAGGCCTCCACGCGATTCGCCCCCGAAAGCCCCGTTCGCGGATGGCGCGTTGTATGCGCATTCTCCTGGTGCGGCACCCACGGGGCGCCTACCGTGGTGAGCGGGAGGTTGCGGAGCGTGCACTCTGCGTCGCGGTCTCCTTCCCTGCCCGTAAGACTCCGGCAACCCAAACGGCCGGGGTCGCGAGAGGAGAACCCATGTCGCTCGACGTCTCACCGGCCCTACTCGAACAGGCCGAGCGAGGCGAGGTCGACGAAGCCGCTTTCGTCGACTGCGTCCGGACCTCCCTGCCCTTCGCGTGGGAGATGATCAGCTCGCTGGTGGCCCAGCTGAAGGTGGACGGCGGAGAGTTCGCCGACAACCAAACGCCGCCGCCCGACGAGCAGGCGCGTGGCCAGCTTCTGCGTGCCCTCGCGAGTGACGCGATACGTGGTGCGCTGCAGCGGCACTTCGGGGTGCGCCTGGCGTTCCAGAACTGCCACCGTGTGGCCGTGTTCCCGCTGGATCCTTCCTCGGACGACCGGCTCGCCAAGTTCACTTCGATCCGTGGCCAGCTGCTCAACCAGTCGCCCGAGCTCCGGGACTGCTGACCGTACGCCCCGCACCACCCGCACGACCGCGTTCGACCCGCACGACATGCACGGCCCGCACGATCCGCAAGAACCGCACCATCCGCTCGACCGTACTCCGCTGCCGCTCCGTATCGCGGGAGGTACCACTGATACCGGAGCGGCAGCCTCAGCCGAGGCGGGGCAGGACCTCGTCGCCGAGGCGCCGTACGTTCTCCTCCGTCGAGGCGAGATCGCCGGACCCCTCGGACATCAGGGCGAACCGCGTGATGCCCGTCCGCTCCGCCGTGGCCGCCAGCCGGTCCGCCGCGAGCCGCGGGGTGCCCACGGGGTGCAGATCGCAGAGCAGCTCCGTGTAGGCGACGGGGTCCCGCATCGCGCGTGCCCGGCCGTCCACGGTCACGTGTGCGTCCAGCCCCTGCTTCAGCCAGCCCGGCATCGCCTTCAACAAGGCCTCCCGGGCGTCCACCGTGCGGTCCGCCAGCTGGCACACGCCCGCCGAAACGTGCGGGGCGTCCGGGCAGTGGCCCGCGGCCGCGGCCGTACGCCGGTACAGCGCGACCATCGCCGCCTTCTCCTCGTCCCCGCAGTGCATGCCCAGCAGCATCGGCAGCCCCCGCTCGGCGGCCAGCAGCACCGACGCGGGGGAGGTGCAGGCGACGATCACTTCCGGCCCTGATCCGTCCCCGTCCAGCGCCTCCGACGGGCGGGGTACGACGGCCACCTCGCGGAACCCGTACCGCTCGCCGGCGGCCGCTACCCGCGGCTCGGTCAGCCAGCGCCGCAGCAGGTCGAGGTCCTGCGGGAATTCCTTCTCGTAGGCGCCCAGGCCTCCGCCGAACACTTCCAGGTCCACCCAGGGCCCGCCCCGGCCCACCCCCAGGGTGAACCGGCCGCCCGAGGTCAGGTGCAACAGTGCCGCCTGCTCCCCGAGGGCCACCGGATGCGTGCTCGGCAGCACGCTCACCGCCGTGCCCACCCGCAGCCGCCGGGTCCGCCCCAGCAGCAGGGCCGCCAGGGTCACCGCCGACGGGCAGACCCCGTACGGGACGAAATGGTGCTCTGCGAGCCAGACCGAGTCCAGCCCGGCCTCCTCGGCCACCTCCGCCGTCCGCACCGCCCGGTGCAGCGCCTCCCCCTGCCCCT contains these protein-coding regions:
- a CDS encoding SCO5389 family protein, with the protein product MSLDVSPALLEQAERGEVDEAAFVDCVRTSLPFAWEMISSLVAQLKVDGGEFADNQTPPPDEQARGQLLRALASDAIRGALQRHFGVRLAFQNCHRVAVFPLDPSSDDRLAKFTSIRGQLLNQSPELRDC
- a CDS encoding LLM class flavin-dependent oxidoreductase; the protein is MRVGAFVLAAQFPGQGQGEALHRAVRTAEVAEEAGLDSVWLAEHHFVPYGVCPSAVTLAALLLGRTRRLRVGTAVSVLPSTHPVALGEQAALLHLTSGGRFTLGVGRGGPWVDLEVFGGGLGAYEKEFPQDLDLLRRWLTEPRVAAAGERYGFREVAVVPRPSEALDGDGSGPEVIVACTSPASVLLAAERGLPMLLGMHCGDEEKAAMVALYRRTAAAAGHCPDAPHVSAGVCQLADRTVDAREALLKAMPGWLKQGLDAHVTVDGRARAMRDPVAYTELLCDLHPVGTPRLAADRLAATAERTGITRFALMSEGSGDLASTEENVRRLGDEVLPRLG